The DNA region TTGCTAAGACGCACACATTTATATAAATTATTTGTTTTTAATAAAATTAATAAAAAATATTATCTGTTCTACTGATAAACAAACTTAAATAACAAAAAAATTATAATTTAATTTAAAAAATAAAAATAAATTAAAAAAAGAGAAAATTATTTAATTATTTTTGATTGGATGAAGTTGTTTATCAATTTAAATATTAAACCATTATCTCTTTTAATGACTTAATAACTTACCTATATACTATAACTAAATTAAAGTCAAATATTTCTAAAATTACTATAAAATAAAAGTGTAGAGTACCCAATCAACAAGAACTCTACTTTTTTATTATATCAGTTTTAGTTATTTAAACACACTGAAAAATTAATATTTATTAAAATATTAATGACAAAAATTACTTTTAGATGTATAATTCTAAATGTAAATGTTTAATTTTAAAATTTTTATTATATTAGTAAATTGTTGTTTAAACTAATAATTTTTTTATGTCGTTTTTTATAATTTTCAAAGAATAATTTTTGTTCCTTTCAATGTTGATATTGTTTTTTATCATATGGAATATATTTTTTCATTTGTCAAAAATAGTCTTTATTTCAATCACTATCAATGCTAACACCCATTAAATAACCATCTTTATTATTAAACATAAAATTATGTTTTGTACCTTTTAATGAAGCGATTAATTCCATTTCACACATTTCAATAACACCAACTTTAATAATTGAGTCAACACAATTGGCACTAAAACAATATGCTTTGGTATTTAAGTCATAAATATTTTTGCTTTTTTTCATTACTTTGGACTTTGACAATATATTTAACAACATATTTACTAATAAATTCATTTGTACCGGTTTCAACTGGTAAATTTTTATTATATCCATAAGGCCAACATTTTCTAACTACTTTATTAGGGATATATTCACTAAATATGATATGAAAATGAACTGTTCCGCGATTTTGATATTCATAAGCAACAAGATATTTTAAATCTTTATATTTATTTTTCTTATATTTAGAAAAATAATAATTTAACCTTCGAATAAATAATCTAAAATGATAATTTGCTTTTTTAATATCTTGGACATTTTCATCATAAGTTAAAGTTAAAAAACCCATATTTTTACAACCACTAAAATTATGAATTGCTTTACGAATACAATTTGCTTGGGAACGAATACGACTATTTAATAATTTAGTTTGATTTTTACAACTATTT from Spiroplasma kunkelii CR2-3x includes:
- a CDS encoding rolling circle replication-associated protein, whose translation is MNVNINPYNCLTGENLYRPYIDNSNFVNQKYYVKKVYYGPYIKTVVLPLEYINKFGKSNLTGIKNSCKNQTKLLNSRIRSQANCIRKAIHNFSGCKNMGFLTLTYDENVQDIKKANYHFRLFIRRLNYYFSKYKKNKYKDLKYLVAYEYQNRGTVHFHIIFSEYIPNKVVRKCWPYGYNKNLPVETGTNEFISKYVVKYIVKVQSNEKKQKYLWLKYQSILF